GATAAAAACGATATAATATACTGCCAATCCATACCCTTGTATACAGGAAGTCGAATCGCTTTGGCGAACCGGGGACGATACGATTATGTGATAAAGGATTACGGATATATAGGAAATCCAGGTTTTGAAAAAATATCATTTTTGGAACAGCATATAAAGATTGTGGTAGGGGGAGCCAAGGCCAATGAGGTTGATTATGTGGAACAGGTCATAGAGGATGAATGCTATGAAGATGTGAACTACATATTTTCCTTCATCGGATTAAGTGAACAGCGGGACGTGAAGGAAATGATGAAAAGCAAGAAAGAACGGACCTATTTCGCAGTGTATACACCGGACCCCTTTACCTATGTAGAGAATGATATTTATGAGTACATCTTAGGAGATTAGAGATGGAATATAAAAAACGGTTAGGTGAAAAAGTCGAAGAAAAAAGGGCCTTTGAGCAGGAACAGCAAAAATTACGAAGGAAATATAAAATCCATGAAGATGGAACGATTCTGGTCAAAAAGAAGCGTCTGATAGAAATCCTGCTTAATACAGGAGCTGCGACCATTAGAATAGGAGCCACCATCATTTTATGTAGTTTGGCAGCCATCGGATTGATTTCGCTGTTGTATGTCGGACCTAGAACGGAATTACTAATAATCATGCAGGAGGTAGTTGAACAGCTGCATAGTATGTTAGGAGTGTGATTTATGGGGAAGTTAAAAACAGGAGCCTATGCAGCCGTTTTTGTGTTAGCCCTTGTAGGATTAGGCATATCTAGCACAAGATTGCTGGATATATCTGCAGAGTACCAAAGGTCAAACATAGCATATAGGCAACTAAGGGAAATAAAGGGTATCAAGGGGCCGCGGGAGGTGGTGGAGGATAAATTAAAGGATATAAACCCTGATTATATAGCCTGGCTGCAGATAGAGAATACCCCAATTGATTATCCGGTGGTAATGGAATCTGATAGGGACTATCTGATAACTGGATTTTATGGGGAGAATAGCATAGCCGGGACACCATTTATACGCAGGGCGCAAAATGCATTTCAAGATAAGAATACAGTGATTTTTGGTCATAACATGAGGGACGGAACCATGTTCGCTGCATTAAAGAACTACCTGAAATCAGAGTACTGTAAACAATATCCGACCATTACTATTTTGAATAAAGGAAGGGAATATAAATACAAATTATTTTCGGTACAGTTACTTAATGAGGATGATGGAAGTGTATTCGCATATACATTTGCAAATGATGAATCCTACAGGGAGTATCTGGATTTAATGATACAAAAATCATTGGTGCAGCTTACGGAGCCAGACACGGACAGAAATATAATAACCCTATCAACCTGTTATGGAAAAGACAAAAGGCTTGTAGTACAGGCATTTGGGGAGGGATAATATATGGCCCAGAGCAGTTTGGATAGACAGTTGGATATGGCAATGGGGAATTTGGTTGTCATTATAGGAAAAGTTTTGAAATCCGTCTGGTATGGATGCAAAAAGTTAAGAGGCAGGAAAATCATTCCCTTTATGCTATGTATAATACTGGCAGTGATTGGCTGGACACGATGGGGGCATATAGCTTCAGTTCTTGATGTTCTGGAGATGCCAGGGTGGATGCAAAAGATATTATACATACTTATCCTTCTATCACCGGCCATAGACCTTGCTTTGCTAGGAAGTGTCATTACCAGAAAGCAGATGGAATTTTACCGAAAGTTTGAGGAAATTGGATTTAAAGAAAAAACAGGAAAGTATCCATTGTATTTAGGCGAAGTCGAGGAACCGGATGGCCGGATATGCTATACCTTCCGCTCAAATATAAGCATAGGTGAGTGGAAGAAACGTGCTGTACAGATAGAAACCGTGTTGGATTGTACTATTCTGCGGATTGAAAACAAGGGTAGTAAGCGTATTATCCAAATGTTGGCCGTGTCCAGTGAATATAAAATACCGGATAAATTACTTTGGGAAGAGGGGTATTTATCTAATGAAGATGGTGTTTGCGTAATAGGTCAAGGTATGTTATCCCAGATATCATTTAATCTGAATCGTACACCGCATGTACTGGCAGCCGGCGAAACAGGCTCAGGTAAATCTGTGATATTACGTTGTTGCCTTTGGCAGCTAATAAGCCAGAATGCCAGGGTTTATATGATTGATTTTAAAGGCGGCGTTGAATTTGGTCTGGACTATGAACGTTACGGCGAAGTAATAACTGATAGAGAGAGGGCCGCCGAAGTATTGGAGATGTTAGTTAAAGAGAATACTGCAAGACTGGCATTATTCCGGAAGCTTCGGGTGAAAAACTTACCAGAGTATAACAAGAAAACAGGAAAGAATCTATGTAGAATAGGTGTTTTCTGTGATGAGATTGCTGAGATGCTGGACAAAAAAGGTGTGCCAACGAAAGAACGGGAGATTTATGAACGGCTGGAAGGTTATATATCGACATTGGCCAGACTGTCAAGGGCAACGGGCATTAATCTTTTTCTGGGAGTGCAGCGGCCAGATGCCAATGTGCTGACTGGCCAAATAAAAAATAACATTCCTATACGTATATGCGGACGTTTTGCAGATAAATCAGCATCAGAGATTGTACTAAATTCAACAGCGGCCATAAATCTTCCGGACATAAAAGGCAGATTCTTGTATTTACAAGGAAATGAATTGATAGAGTTCCAGGCGTATTACTTTGATGATGAAACGATGTTGGATGAATCGGTGGAGGTGTCACCTGGGAATATGCTTACAGAAAGCTACACAGTTAATCATCACGAAGAGGAGATTAAGGTTCCTTCCAAATCGAAAAGTGTTACGGAAGAGATAAAACAAGTCAATTATGAAGAGTATGATTTTAATTTTGGTGAAGATGAGGAAATAGAATGGAGTGTGGATAAATGAGCCTGTTACCAATACATAAAACTGGAGAGGCCACAGAAACAAAAAAAAAGCTGAAAAAGAAAGGGGAAAATCAGGAGGCAGCGAACGTACAAAAAAATACGAAGGATACAGTAGCTGTCAAAAAGAAAAAAAAGGAAAAGCAGCCAAGAGATACTACATATGTCCTAAAAAAGAATTTCACCATGAAGATTTTTCGATGGGTATTTTGGTTTATGTTAGTATGTGTATTTGCAAGAGGCGCATATCAAATCATAAAACCCCAAGCGGCCGATGAGCTGAGACAGATGATAAAAGATTTTGAACAGACCCAACAGAGCCAGGGTGATGCAGCGGAGGAGGTGATGGACTTTGCCCAAGATTTTGCAAAAGAGTATCTAACCTACGAGAAGGGAGGCGAACAGGATTTCAGAACACGGATAAATCCATATATATCTCAACGTTTGAATAATGCACCTGGTATATATGCATTCCGGAATAATGCTAAAGCAGCATACGTGAATGCATACCGTAAAGAGCAGGAAGGGGAAGTCTATAATGTGTATGTCAATGCTGAAATACAGTACGATAAGGGCGAGGATGGAATAGAATATGCAGACTGCACCTTAAAAATCCCTGTTGTGGCCACGGAATCAGGATATAGTATCACTGCATTGCCTATGTATATACAAGATAAGAGGAACAGTGATGATTATACCTTGCCTCAGATTCCGTTGGGACAGGAAATAGATACCGCACTGGTATCACCCTCTATTGAGAACTTCTTATCCGCTTATTACTCACAGGAGCAGAGCATGATTAATTATCTGCTTACTACAGATGCAGACCGCAGCAAATTTGTAGCAATAGGTGGTAGATATGAATTTAAGAAGGTTGAATCTGTAAAAGCATATCAAAGGCCAGAAGCAGCAGATATCCTATGCTCATTAACAGTCCGTATTGCTGATACAGTGAATCAGGAAGAAATAAGCCAGGAATATATGATAACTCTTGTCCAAGAATCGGATAAGTACTATGTCAAGGATATAGATACAAAAATATATTAATAACAAATTATTTAATTATTAAAATAACAAAATAATAAAAAAACAAAAAGAAAAGAGGACCAAAATGAAATTATTAGAGAATACGAGAATAAGGAAATGCATAACAATTTTGCTCAGTATACAACTTACCTTGTCTATGGCTATGGTATCTTTTGCCAGTGGCGCAAATTATGCAGAGAATGCAGCTAAATGGGGGTTTGAACAGGCATTTTGGGTAGTACTATTCGTTACTTTGGTTGTAGCAGCTGGTGCATGGATGAAACATGCTTTATCAACAGCAATAGTTACCGTGATTATTGGCGGCATATTAGCTTATCTCTGTAAACAACCAGAAGTAATATCTACCATCGGAAATGCAGTTGGCAGTAGAGTATTTGGGGGATGATTATGGATAACAGTGAGCAGAAAAAGGTAACAATATATAGCTACAGCAAAGTCTGGAAAGTTGAGAAACGTATATATGCTATACAGAACCTGGTGCTGCCTGTCCCCATAGACCCATGGCAACTGCTATATTTTGGTATCACATGGGCTGCAATTAACTTGATATTTGGTGCACTGCCGGGATTTAGTAGTATCCCGGTAGTCATTCGGTCATTATTGATTCCCTATCTCATTTCAAAATTTCTATTAACCAAAAAATTAGATGGTAAGAATCCAATAAGGTATATGTTTGGTATAGTGGTGTTTTTGTTTTCTGAACAGGACCAGGCACTGGAACATTTCAAGTTACAGCCGGTAAAAAGACAGGCCATTAAGCTATCCTGGAATTGTAGCCAGGGAGACAGGAGGTGATTGGATGTACCAATGCCCGATTGACTATTACATTGATAACCTGGTATTCAATGCAGATAAGAGCTGCTGGTCTATTTACCGATTAAAGGGATTTAACTATGACTATTTAAGTACCCAGGGAAAGGTAAATAAGCTGGTGCAATTGGCCAGGGTATATAGTGGAATTATGAGCTATGCACAGATATTGGTGATTCCAGTGGAAAAGGATGTTCAGGAACATTTTAGAAATTTAAGGGAGCGTCTGCACCGGAATGACATTTTATATGACAGCGCAATGCAACAGATAGAATTGACAGAATCATATTTAAGGGAAAAAACAGAACAGTTAGGACGTGTAAATGATTATGCCACATACTTTATTGTA
This DNA window, taken from Enterocloster bolteae, encodes the following:
- a CDS encoding class B sortase encodes the protein MGKLKTGAYAAVFVLALVGLGISSTRLLDISAEYQRSNIAYRQLREIKGIKGPREVVEDKLKDINPDYIAWLQIENTPIDYPVVMESDRDYLITGFYGENSIAGTPFIRRAQNAFQDKNTVIFGHNMRDGTMFAALKNYLKSEYCKQYPTITILNKGREYKYKLFSVQLLNEDDGSVFAYTFANDESYREYLDLMIQKSLVQLTEPDTDRNIITLSTCYGKDKRLVVQAFGEG
- a CDS encoding FtsK/SpoIIIE domain-containing protein is translated as MAQSSLDRQLDMAMGNLVVIIGKVLKSVWYGCKKLRGRKIIPFMLCIILAVIGWTRWGHIASVLDVLEMPGWMQKILYILILLSPAIDLALLGSVITRKQMEFYRKFEEIGFKEKTGKYPLYLGEVEEPDGRICYTFRSNISIGEWKKRAVQIETVLDCTILRIENKGSKRIIQMLAVSSEYKIPDKLLWEEGYLSNEDGVCVIGQGMLSQISFNLNRTPHVLAAGETGSGKSVILRCCLWQLISQNARVYMIDFKGGVEFGLDYERYGEVITDRERAAEVLEMLVKENTARLALFRKLRVKNLPEYNKKTGKNLCRIGVFCDEIAEMLDKKGVPTKEREIYERLEGYISTLARLSRATGINLFLGVQRPDANVLTGQIKNNIPIRICGRFADKSASEIVLNSTAAINLPDIKGRFLYLQGNELIEFQAYYFDDETMLDESVEVSPGNMLTESYTVNHHEEEIKVPSKSKSVTEEIKQVNYEEYDFNFGEDEEIEWSVDK
- a CDS encoding conjugal transfer protein, producing the protein MSLLPIHKTGEATETKKKLKKKGENQEAANVQKNTKDTVAVKKKKKEKQPRDTTYVLKKNFTMKIFRWVFWFMLVCVFARGAYQIIKPQAADELRQMIKDFEQTQQSQGDAAEEVMDFAQDFAKEYLTYEKGGEQDFRTRINPYISQRLNNAPGIYAFRNNAKAAYVNAYRKEQEGEVYNVYVNAEIQYDKGEDGIEYADCTLKIPVVATESGYSITALPMYIQDKRNSDDYTLPQIPLGQEIDTALVSPSIENFLSAYYSQEQSMINYLLTTDADRSKFVAIGGRYEFKKVESVKAYQRPEAADILCSLTVRIADTVNQEEISQEYMITLVQESDKYYVKDIDTKIY
- a CDS encoding TcpD family membrane protein; amino-acid sequence: MKLLENTRIRKCITILLSIQLTLSMAMVSFASGANYAENAAKWGFEQAFWVVLFVTLVVAAGAWMKHALSTAIVTVIIGGILAYLCKQPEVISTIGNAVGSRVFGG
- a CDS encoding TcpE family conjugal transfer membrane protein: MDNSEQKKVTIYSYSKVWKVEKRIYAIQNLVLPVPIDPWQLLYFGITWAAINLIFGALPGFSSIPVVIRSLLIPYLISKFLLTKKLDGKNPIRYMFGIVVFLFSEQDQALEHFKLQPVKRQAIKLSWNCSQGDRR